The Candidatus Acidulodesulfobacterium acidiphilum genome segment GCTTGAATGGATTTACGATTTTAAACCCGATATCGCCGTGCTTCTTAACGTAGAAGACGATCATATGGACAGATATCTTAATTTTGACGAATACAGGCTTACTAAATATAAAATGTTTAAAAATCTTAGATATAACGATGTCGCCGTATTAAATGGGGAAGATTATAATTCGTCTATTTTAAAAGGCGTTGTCGGCTCAAATACCGTTTTATACGGATTTGAAGAAGATAAATGCGACGTTTTTTATAAAGACGGCTTTATTAATCTGCGGCTTAAAGATTTATTGGGGTTTAACGCCGAAATTTCCTTAAAAGACGTTGCGGATAAAAGAAAATTCGTCATAGAAGACATGATGGCCGCCGCCTGTTCTCTGGCTCTGTATGGAATTTCTCCAGACGTTATAAAAAAAGCTTTCGACGGCTACCGCCTCTTAAAACACAGGGTTGAATGCATCGGCAGTATAGATAACGTATATTTTTACGACGATTCAAAAGCTACTAATCCGGCGGCTGTAATAAGCGCGCTTAATTCGTTCGGCGCTTTAAGCGAAGACGGCGTTAAAACGGATATAGTCCTTATACTCGGCGGGAAAGACAAGGGATTTAATTACGAGAGCATCGTAGAACCCGTAAAAAGAAGCGTAAAAGCGTGCGTTTTAATGGGAGAAACTAAAGAAGTCCTGGAAAAAACGCTGAAAGGACGCGTAGAATATATGCTTGCCGGCGATATGGAAGACGCAGTCGTTAAATCTTTTAATTATTTAAAAGATACGGTTAAAAACGGCGCTTCTGGAACGGTTTTACTGTCCCCGGCATCTTCTAGTTTCGATATGTTTAAAGATTACGGCGAGAGAGGGGACGTATTTAAAAAATGTTTCGAGAAATTAAAAAATAATTTTTATGAAAAATTATGATTAACTACGGAAAAGTTTTTATTAGAAAATACGATACGGCGTTGTTTCTTACGGTCATACTGTTAATATCGCTCGGCTTAGTTATGGTTTATTCTACAAGCGCGATGATTTCTATAGTTCAGTACGGCGTAAGTTATCACTTTATTTTAAGGCAGGGAATATATGTTGCGTTGTCCGGATTAGCCGTATGGTTTTTAATGCGCAACGACTACCATATGCTTAAATCTTTTTATAAAATTATTTTATTTATAATAATAGTTTTAATGTTTTTAGTATTCGTTCCCCATATCGGAATAGATGCCGGAGGTTCAAGGAGATGGATAAATTTAAGGTTTTTTAGCATACAGCCCTCAGAATTTTTAAAAATTTTTTTTATAGTGTATTTAGCTAATTTTTTGGAAAAGAGAAAAGACGATCTTGATAAAAATCCGTATTCGTTTATTTTTATAGGTCCTTTTATAT includes the following:
- the murD gene encoding UDP-N-acetylmuramoyl-L-alanine--D-glutamate ligase: MSDLILGFGKTGAAVYEYIKSRKKYAEKERLFIYDDTSENAGGIDVQDGNVIFFNKQNEEILLGRYFKDIEKCIVSPGIPRDHQIILKLKRANIPVLSEIEFAYNNINNIQKDKNAKIIAITGTNGKTTSVTLCKSAIEAAGLSGKTFVGGNLGVPFISGIDDYEDFILEISSFQLEWIYDFKPDIAVLLNVEDDHMDRYLNFDEYRLTKYKMFKNLRYNDVAVLNGEDYNSSILKGVVGSNTVLYGFEEDKCDVFYKDGFINLRLKDLLGFNAEISLKDVADKRKFVIEDMMAAACSLALYGISPDVIKKAFDGYRLLKHRVECIGSIDNVYFYDDSKATNPAAVISALNSFGALSEDGVKTDIVLILGGKDKGFNYESIVEPVKRSVKACVLMGETKEVLEKTLKGRVEYMLAGDMEDAVVKSFNYLKDTVKNGASGTVLLSPASSSFDMFKDYGERGDVFKKCFEKLKNNFYEKL